In Candidatus Abyssobacteria bacterium SURF_5, the genomic stretch ATGGCGGGCTTCAAAGTTCTCACGAATGAGAAGCTCACGGCGAATATCGATACCGATCTGGAGGAAAAGGCGCGCCTCGCCGTCGAGGCTTTGAAGGAGACTGACCTTGTCGTGATTCACGTCAAGGCCGCCGATTTGATGGCTCACGATAACAAACCGAGGGAAAAACTGGCTTTCATCGAGCGTACCGATGGAATGCTTCAAACAATACTTAACGAAGTCGAACACCCCAACGAAACCTACGTGGCGATTACCGCAGATCATTCCACCCCCTGCTCGATCGGCGAACACAGCGCCGATCCTGTTCCCGTGTTGATCCACGGAGAAGGCGTTCTTGCGGATTCGGTTGAAGCATACGGCGAGCGGGCATGCGCGCGCGGGGGGCTCTGCCGAATCAGGGCCAACGATTTTCTGCTTTCGCTGCTCGACCTGATGGGAGCCACGTATCGGTTCGGAAGCTGACGGTATGCTTCTGGCAAAAGACATAATGACGCGCGACGTCATCACGATCCATTATTCAGCCTCGATTCGAGATCTGTCCAAGCTTCTTTCCGAGAGAGGGATCACGGGCGTGCCGGTAACGGATGAGAATAACCGGCTGCTCGGCATGATTTCGATGCGGGATGTAATCCGGGAGGAGGTTCGCCGGCTCGGGGCATCTTTCGACTATCAGGATATCCACGAACTATTTTCGGCTGCGCTCGCAACCGAAGAGAGTGAGGCTCCGGGGCCCCAGCTTTGGGTCGAGGAGATCATGTCGAGAAACCTGTACACGGCAACTGAAACGACGCCGGTGTGCGAGATCTGCCGTTTGACTCATTTTCGACAGTTTGAAAAATTAAGCTATTTTGTATCAAGAACTTACAGAGACAGAAAAAGCTCTAGGCACTACATTTTCTCTGGCTCTCT encodes the following:
- a CDS encoding CBS domain-containing protein is translated as MLLAKDIMTRDVITIHYSASIRDLSKLLSERGITGVPVTDENNRLLGMISMRDVIREEVRRLGASFDYQDIHELFSAALATEESEAPGPQLWVEEIMSRNLYTATETTPVCEICRLTHFRQFEKLSYFVSRTYRDRKSSRHYIFSGSL